A part of Methanorbis furvi genomic DNA contains:
- a CDS encoding histidine phosphatase family protein, protein MNFDDLIPSSDKTHHLYEGVPIYERRFKNIGPFKFPGLAVACDAAGACHITFAGEPAYAERYDWTGDFAEGVAAVRDANGRYFYIDQTGKPIAYDTYLYATDFAEGSAVVYHETFGATHITTAGELLYGDWYFDARPFANGVAAVRDENGWLVIDAAGTVIGRAKEPAEKFPLRGDVRYVPQENQIPKVLQTADWDAAAVLMRHGERQPFIKGEPGSTKVLTARGRRQAREFGAALPDVPIRAYASPMVRCVQTGNEILAGAGVAKEAEESLMLGTPSAYVADDELVREFYVINPVKIMSLRYVAGEILPGHYPVDVGTSRMFDFVSGTLADGEISVCITHDAWIVPFVSLLTGYDFTNDWPGFLDGCVLMRRDGKYFLWWRGREYPIAR, encoded by the coding sequence ATGAATTTCGACGATCTGATCCCAAGCTCAGACAAAACGCATCATCTCTATGAAGGGGTGCCGATCTATGAACGGCGCTTCAAAAATATCGGGCCGTTCAAATTTCCGGGACTTGCGGTTGCCTGTGATGCGGCAGGAGCGTGTCACATTACGTTTGCCGGAGAGCCTGCGTATGCTGAGCGGTATGACTGGACCGGAGACTTTGCCGAAGGAGTCGCAGCAGTCAGAGACGCGAACGGCCGTTACTTTTACATCGATCAGACAGGAAAGCCGATTGCTTACGACACGTATCTGTATGCGACGGATTTTGCCGAAGGTTCGGCGGTTGTGTATCATGAAACATTCGGGGCAACCCACATTACTACGGCAGGCGAGCTGCTCTACGGAGACTGGTACTTTGATGCACGACCTTTTGCAAACGGAGTTGCAGCAGTCCGGGATGAAAACGGCTGGCTGGTAATTGATGCCGCGGGAACGGTAATCGGGAGAGCAAAAGAGCCTGCGGAAAAGTTTCCCCTGAGAGGAGATGTCCGCTATGTTCCGCAGGAGAATCAGATCCCCAAAGTTTTGCAGACTGCAGACTGGGACGCGGCCGCAGTTCTGATGCGGCACGGAGAACGACAGCCGTTCATCAAAGGAGAGCCTGGTTCAACAAAAGTTCTGACTGCCCGGGGAAGGAGGCAGGCGCGGGAGTTTGGAGCTGCGCTTCCTGATGTGCCGATTCGTGCGTACGCAAGTCCGATGGTTCGGTGTGTGCAGACCGGTAATGAAATTCTTGCAGGAGCTGGCGTTGCCAAAGAAGCAGAGGAAAGTCTGATGCTTGGAACGCCGAGCGCGTATGTCGCAGACGATGAACTGGTCAGAGAGTTTTATGTAATAAATCCGGTGAAGATCATGAGCCTCCGGTATGTCGCTGGCGAAATCCTTCCCGGACATTATCCTGTGGATGTTGGTACCAGCCGGATGTTTGATTTTGTTTCGGGTACGCTTGCCGACGGAGAAATTTCGGTCTGCATTACGCATGATGCATGGATTGTTCCTTTCGTTTCCCTCCTGACGGGTTATGATTTTACGAATGACTGGCCGGGTTTTCTGGACGGCTGCGTTCTGATGCGGCGGGATGGGAAGTATTTCCTGTGGTGGCGGGGAAGAGAGTACCCGATCGCTCGGTGA
- a CDS encoding type II glyceraldehyde-3-phosphate dehydrogenase, which produces MIKVAVNGYGTIGKRVADAVAAQPDMEIIGVSKTKPGAEAFVAKQRGYPLYIADITKKENFEKAGIQVAGSVADMIQKADIIVDATPGGVGEGNRVLYEKYGKKAIWQGGEDHEVAGFSFNSSCNYTEAIGKQFARVVSCNTTGLCRIINLIDSAFGVKKVRATMVRRGGDPGDVKRGPIDAIVLNPVTIPSHHGPDVQSVLPNINIVTSAMIVPTTLMHMHFLNMELKNPATKEQVIELIKAHSRLGLIEKSTGITSTAELKEYACDLLRPRGDLWENGIFKESISVLEGTDLYLFQAIHQEADVVVETVDCIRAMAGRCQTASESIAITNKAVGLTAIR; this is translated from the coding sequence ATGATCAAGGTTGCTGTCAACGGATACGGAACCATCGGAAAACGTGTGGCTGATGCAGTCGCCGCACAGCCTGACATGGAAATCATCGGTGTCTCCAAAACCAAACCCGGCGCAGAAGCATTTGTTGCAAAACAACGCGGATACCCCCTTTACATCGCAGACATCACCAAAAAGGAAAACTTTGAAAAAGCAGGAATTCAGGTCGCAGGCAGTGTTGCGGACATGATCCAGAAAGCCGACATCATCGTTGACGCAACGCCCGGAGGAGTTGGCGAAGGCAACAGAGTCCTGTACGAAAAATACGGCAAAAAAGCAATCTGGCAGGGCGGCGAGGATCACGAGGTCGCAGGATTTTCCTTCAACTCCTCCTGTAATTATACAGAGGCGATTGGAAAACAGTTCGCCCGCGTGGTATCCTGCAACACCACCGGATTATGCCGGATCATCAACTTAATCGACTCAGCCTTTGGCGTCAAAAAAGTACGGGCCACGATGGTTCGCCGCGGTGGCGACCCTGGCGATGTCAAACGCGGACCGATCGACGCAATTGTCCTCAACCCGGTGACCATTCCCTCTCATCACGGCCCTGACGTGCAGAGCGTTCTGCCGAACATCAACATCGTCACCTCCGCAATGATCGTGCCGACAACCCTGATGCACATGCACTTCCTCAACATGGAGCTGAAGAATCCTGCGACCAAAGAGCAGGTCATCGAACTTATCAAAGCACACTCAAGACTCGGCCTCATTGAGAAGAGCACAGGGATAACCAGCACCGCAGAGCTCAAGGAGTACGCATGCGATCTGCTTCGCCCGAGAGGCGATCTCTGGGAGAACGGTATCTTCAAAGAATCCATCTCGGTCCTCGAAGGAACAGATCTCTATCTCTTCCAGGCGATTCATCAGGAAGCGGACGTTGTTGTGGAAACTGTTGACTGCATCCGTGCGATGGCAGGCAGGTGCCAGACCGCATCCGAATCGATTGCGATCACCAACAAAGCGGTCGGCCTTACCGCCATCAGATAA
- a CDS encoding YdeI/OmpD-associated family protein, with amino-acid sequence MEAKNILGITTREAFREWLAENHDKETECWMIAKKGKIPPKDFVWYLDSVEEVLCFGWIDTTHKNIDGVDMQKFTPRAPRSPWSELNKERCRRLEKLGLVTDAGRAVLPDMSEKSFVIDDEIMQAFKENPTAWDNFKSFPSLYQRVRIDSIQRDKRKDRAVFEKRVKKLIEQSAAGKMFGDWNDYGRLTEY; translated from the coding sequence GTGGAGGCAAAAAATATTCTTGGCATCACCACAAGAGAGGCATTTCGGGAGTGGTTAGCAGAAAATCATGACAAGGAAACGGAATGCTGGATGATTGCAAAGAAAGGAAAAATTCCGCCAAAGGATTTTGTCTGGTATCTTGACTCAGTAGAAGAAGTTCTTTGTTTTGGATGGATAGATACCACCCATAAAAACATCGATGGCGTGGATATGCAGAAGTTCACTCCCCGGGCACCGAGAAGCCCGTGGTCGGAATTAAATAAGGAACGTTGCCGCAGATTAGAAAAACTGGGACTTGTGACGGACGCAGGGCGTGCGGTTTTGCCGGATATGTCGGAGAAGAGCTTTGTCATAGACGATGAGATCATGCAGGCGTTCAAAGAAAATCCGACGGCATGGGATAATTTCAAAAGTTTTCCTTCTCTCTATCAGCGTGTCCGTATCGATTCCATACAACGTGACAAAAGGAAAGACAGAGCTGTGTTTGAAAAAAGAGTGAAAAAACTTATTGAGCAGTCTGCGGCAGGAAAGATGTTCGGTGACTGGAATGATTATGGACGGCTGACTGAATATTAG
- a CDS encoding winged helix-turn-helix transcriptional regulator, producing MSVDSRTIDETVRIVACIRENPGVSSEEIMHETGISQFWAKQTLRKLKKRAVILVIMRDGVSTYWVRREPKCAEEKILQEIMGSDVLHRIFSEIFRNQNISAEEITKRVGLSGMRVGWHLSRLEMFGAVVEEETLGLKKYRTADMFREAYEIYQ from the coding sequence ATGAGTGTTGATTCCCGGACAATAGATGAAACTGTGAGGATTGTTGCCTGCATCCGGGAAAATCCGGGGGTTTCATCAGAGGAGATAATGCATGAGACCGGCATCTCGCAGTTTTGGGCAAAACAGACACTCAGAAAACTAAAAAAACGGGCGGTGATTCTGGTAATCATGAGAGACGGGGTCTCTACCTACTGGGTGCGGCGGGAACCAAAATGTGCCGAGGAAAAAATATTACAGGAGATCATGGGCAGTGATGTTCTCCACCGGATATTTTCAGAAATTTTCCGGAACCAAAACATTTCAGCAGAAGAGATTACAAAAAGAGTTGGGCTGTCCGGAATGCGGGTCGGTTGGCATCTCTCAAGGCTGGAGATGTTTGGTGCAGTTGTTGAAGAAGAGACTTTGGGATTGAAAAAATATCGGACTGCGGATATGTTTAGAGAAGCGTACGAAATATATCAGTGA
- the putP gene encoding sodium/proline symporter PutP, producing the protein MLDWNLIGIGAAFIIYFAAMIYIGFFYFKKTKTTSDYVLGGRKLHPFVAAMSAEASDMSGWLLLGLPGLAYATGMSAAGWTAIGLAIGTYLNWKFIAKRLRIYTHKAKDSLTIPEFITNRFNEKRGFITAIASVFILIFFIVYTSAQFKAGGVLFSSLMTIYGVDLSSIGITDVSSLYIAGVLVCALIVVCYTFTGGFKAVCITDTIQGLLMLFALILVPIVACIILFGDGITFATAGINPEMFSLFHQYDAASGVFEFVSVFTIVSGLAWGFGYFGQPHILPRFMAIENPEEVPKARMAAMVWVILSLSAAIFVGLIGQLMFPDPAALGGNPEQVFIQMTGTVFGALPFIAGIIYCGILGAVMSTASSQLLVASSSISQDIYKNLINKSAPDKRLLMISRVTVLAVSAIAIILALNQASTVFNIVANAWAGFGCTFGTVILLGLFWKRMNWQGALAGIIVGGVVSLGWGTYLAGPTGLYEMVPGVIASLIAIYVVSKLTAEPEKEITDLYDEYVAEIGDRST; encoded by the coding sequence GTGTTAGATTGGAACTTAATTGGCATCGGAGCGGCATTTATTATTTACTTCGCCGCAATGATCTACATCGGGTTCTTCTATTTTAAGAAGACCAAAACCACAAGTGACTACGTTCTCGGAGGACGCAAGCTGCACCCGTTTGTTGCAGCAATGTCTGCCGAAGCATCAGATATGAGCGGATGGCTCCTGCTTGGTCTGCCGGGTCTTGCCTATGCAACCGGTATGTCTGCTGCGGGCTGGACTGCGATCGGTCTTGCGATCGGAACGTATCTGAACTGGAAATTCATTGCAAAACGCCTGAGAATCTACACCCACAAGGCAAAGGATTCTCTGACCATTCCCGAGTTCATCACGAACCGTTTCAATGAGAAGAGAGGATTCATCACTGCAATTGCATCTGTTTTCATTCTGATCTTCTTCATCGTCTACACCTCTGCCCAGTTCAAGGCAGGAGGAGTTCTGTTCAGCTCCCTGATGACGATCTACGGCGTTGATTTAAGCTCGATCGGTATCACGGATGTATCCTCGCTGTATATTGCGGGTGTGCTTGTCTGTGCACTGATTGTGGTCTGCTATACCTTCACCGGAGGATTCAAGGCAGTGTGTATCACTGATACGATCCAGGGTCTTTTGATGCTGTTTGCTCTGATTCTGGTTCCGATCGTTGCCTGCATTATTCTGTTCGGCGACGGCATTACGTTTGCAACTGCAGGCATCAACCCTGAGATGTTTTCGCTGTTCCATCAATATGATGCGGCAAGCGGCGTCTTTGAGTTCGTGTCGGTGTTTACGATTGTGTCAGGACTCGCATGGGGATTCGGTTACTTTGGCCAGCCCCACATTCTGCCAAGATTTATGGCAATCGAGAATCCCGAAGAGGTGCCAAAGGCACGTATGGCTGCAATGGTCTGGGTCATTCTGTCTCTGTCTGCGGCAATCTTTGTTGGTCTGATCGGTCAGCTTATGTTCCCGGACCCAGCAGCTCTCGGCGGAAACCCTGAGCAGGTGTTTATCCAGATGACAGGAACAGTGTTTGGTGCTCTGCCGTTTATTGCAGGTATCATCTACTGTGGTATCCTCGGGGCAGTGATGAGTACTGCTTCGTCCCAGCTTCTTGTTGCATCCTCTTCGATCTCGCAGGACATCTACAAGAATCTGATCAACAAGTCTGCACCCGACAAGAGACTTCTGATGATCTCTCGTGTGACGGTGCTGGCAGTTTCTGCAATTGCAATCATCCTTGCCTTAAATCAGGCAAGTACGGTGTTCAATATTGTGGCAAATGCCTGGGCAGGTTTCGGCTGTACGTTTGGTACGGTAATTCTGCTTGGACTGTTCTGGAAGAGAATGAACTGGCAGGGGGCACTTGCCGGTATCATTGTCGGAGGAGTGGTGTCTCTTGGCTGGGGTACGTATCTTGCAGGCCCGACCGGTCTGTATGAGATGGTGCCCGGAGTCATCGCGAGTCTGATTGCAATTTATGTGGTCTCAAAGCTTACGGCAGAGCCGGAGAAGGAGATCACGGATTTGTACGATGAGTACGTTGCAGAGATTGGCGACCGAAGTACCTAA
- a CDS encoding peroxiredoxin yields MPRLGEPAPEFIAETTQGQIKLSDYKDKKWVVLFSHPADFTPVCTTEFAAFAKAYPEFEKRNVALIGLSVDSSSSHLAWIKDIKEKLGVAIPFPVIADLDTRVASLYGMIQPAMSTTAACRAVFFIDPKGILRAMIYYPLTTGRYIPEVLRVIDSLQVNDKFHVATPANWQPGDKVIVPAPRTQAEMEEREKISSPDKKTWYLLMKDL; encoded by the coding sequence ATGCCCCGTCTCGGCGAACCAGCCCCCGAATTTATCGCAGAAACCACACAAGGTCAGATCAAACTTTCTGATTACAAAGACAAGAAATGGGTCGTGCTGTTTTCCCATCCGGCAGACTTTACTCCTGTCTGCACGACCGAGTTCGCAGCGTTTGCCAAGGCATACCCGGAGTTTGAGAAGAGAAACGTTGCCCTGATCGGTCTTTCGGTTGACAGTTCGTCCTCGCATCTTGCCTGGATCAAAGACATCAAAGAAAAACTCGGCGTTGCAATTCCCTTCCCGGTCATTGCCGATCTGGATACAAGAGTTGCCTCCCTTTACGGCATGATCCAGCCGGCAATGAGTACGACTGCCGCATGCCGTGCGGTGTTCTTCATTGATCCGAAAGGCATTCTTCGTGCGATGATCTATTATCCGCTGACGACCGGACGATATATTCCTGAAGTTCTGCGGGTGATCGATTCTCTGCAGGTGAATGATAAGTTCCATGTGGCAACGCCCGCGAACTGGCAGCCGGGAGACAAGGTTATTGTTCCTGCGCCAAGAACTCAGGCCGAGATGGAGGAACGTGAGAAGATTTCGAGTCCTGACAAGAAGACCTGGTATCTTCTGATGAAGGATCTTTGA
- a CDS encoding flavodoxin family protein, translated as MSKKILILNGSPRPKGNTAVLIDSFVKGAVSSGNSVTRFDLEKMDIHPCLGCLSGGKDPKSPCVQKDAMDEIYPIFKEAEVVVFASPMYFWSFTAQLKACVDRLFAVMESDLQSSSGKECILLMPAEEDSEKNFAPVVSYYQTLAENLGWKDVGMILAGGLMEVGDISGKPILLEAEALGRSVV; from the coding sequence ATGAGCAAGAAAATTCTGATTCTCAACGGCAGCCCCCGGCCGAAAGGCAATACTGCGGTGCTGATTGATTCGTTTGTGAAGGGAGCAGTCTCTTCTGGAAATTCTGTTACGCGGTTTGATCTGGAGAAGATGGATATTCATCCGTGTCTTGGATGTCTGTCCGGCGGAAAGGATCCAAAAAGTCCGTGCGTTCAGAAGGATGCGATGGATGAGATTTATCCAATTTTTAAGGAGGCGGAGGTCGTGGTGTTTGCATCTCCGATGTACTTCTGGAGTTTTACTGCGCAGCTGAAGGCATGTGTTGATCGGCTGTTTGCGGTGATGGAGAGCGATCTTCAAAGCTCGAGTGGAAAGGAGTGTATTCTTCTGATGCCTGCCGAGGAGGATTCTGAGAAAAATTTTGCTCCGGTGGTGAGTTATTATCAGACGCTTGCGGAGAATCTTGGATGGAAGGATGTAGGAATGATTCTTGCGGGAGGGCTGATGGAGGTCGGGGATATTTCCGGCAAGCCAATTCTTCTTGAGGCTGAGGCACTCGGGAGGTCAGTTGTATGA
- a CDS encoding flavodoxin family protein yields the protein MKVLLINGSPNKEGCTFTALSEVAASLNRHDVATEILYLGKKPIAGCIACMKCRETGKCAFKDQVNEVAARLDEFDAIVFGSPVYYAGPSGQLTAFLDRLFFSSGGKMAGKLGASVVSCRRGGASAAFDRLNKYFTISNMPIVSSQYWNQVHGFTPEDVRKDAEGLQTMRTLAENMAWLLRCIEAGRKAGVPGPVYEEHLMTNFIE from the coding sequence ATGAAGGTTTTGTTGATCAACGGGAGTCCGAATAAGGAGGGCTGTACGTTTACGGCGTTGTCCGAGGTTGCAGCAAGCCTGAATCGTCATGATGTCGCAACTGAGATTTTGTATCTTGGGAAGAAACCGATTGCGGGTTGTATTGCCTGCATGAAGTGCCGGGAGACAGGGAAGTGCGCTTTTAAGGATCAGGTGAATGAGGTTGCGGCCCGCCTTGATGAGTTTGATGCGATTGTTTTTGGATCACCAGTGTATTATGCGGGTCCTTCGGGTCAGCTGACTGCGTTTTTGGACCGGTTGTTTTTTTCAAGCGGCGGTAAAATGGCAGGAAAGCTTGGTGCATCGGTTGTGTCCTGCCGGAGAGGCGGTGCGTCTGCTGCGTTTGATCGGCTGAACAAGTATTTTACGATCAGTAATATGCCGATTGTTTCTTCGCAGTACTGGAATCAGGTTCACGGGTTTACGCCTGAGGATGTGCGAAAGGATGCGGAGGGTCTTCAGACGATGCGAACGCTTGCGGAAAATATGGCGTGGCTTCTGCGGTGCATTGAGGCTGGAAGAAAGGCGGGCGTTCCGGGGCCTGTGTACGAGGAGCATCTTATGACGAATTTTATTGAGTGA
- a CDS encoding pentapeptide repeat-containing protein, with protein MNPLHYAKLMQTKNTKEWNEWRQEERKKGRSVVELAGAYVRSASFPPYEDEKSKKLVGLDLKDADLRYSNFVGSTLISADFTGADLTGANFTWANLSNCIFKSVNLSHSHFEKTVLTGTKIWSSNLSSTSFDFSVVDGGTLIFSCDISNSTSFLGVGLNSARIDTQMLPYLQYAIRKKSWESWYQDTIFNIYNENIEGNDVPQETEKYSFSEKVSKFMFLMYKNLVKLFWICSDYGGSTLRIIGFFVLVNIVFSMIYHSFGIVQVASPFFFTAIPQTFLVVFGIIPIDLSPVPNVLLHIAVMFHVILGYLLLAALVTRLSILFQSTGPDKLHWRKKFYEK; from the coding sequence ATGAATCCTTTACATTATGCCAAACTCATGCAAACAAAAAATACAAAAGAATGGAATGAATGGAGACAGGAAGAGCGAAAAAAAGGAAGATCCGTTGTAGAATTAGCTGGTGCGTACGTTAGGAGTGCATCTTTTCCTCCATACGAAGACGAAAAAAGTAAAAAATTAGTAGGATTAGATTTGAAAGATGCGGATTTGCGATATTCAAATTTTGTTGGGTCTACTTTGATCAGTGCTGATTTTACTGGTGCAGATCTTACTGGTGCAAATTTTACATGGGCAAATTTATCAAATTGTATATTTAAATCAGTAAATCTCTCTCATTCACATTTTGAAAAAACAGTGTTGACTGGGACTAAAATTTGGTCTAGCAATCTAAGCAGTACGTCCTTTGACTTCTCAGTTGTTGATGGTGGTACGCTTATATTTAGTTGTGATATTAGTAATTCCACGAGTTTTCTTGGTGTCGGCCTAAATTCTGCACGAATTGATACTCAGATGTTACCATACCTGCAATATGCAATTCGAAAAAAAAGTTGGGAAAGTTGGTATCAGGACACAATATTCAATATTTATAATGAGAATATTGAGGGAAATGATGTTCCTCAGGAAACTGAAAAATATTCTTTTTCAGAAAAAGTGTCAAAATTTATGTTCTTGATGTATAAAAATCTTGTAAAATTATTCTGGATATGTTCAGATTATGGAGGGAGTACACTTAGAATTATTGGTTTTTTTGTGTTAGTAAATATAGTATTCTCCATGATATATCACTCATTTGGAATCGTTCAAGTGGCATCTCCCTTTTTTTTCACAGCAATACCTCAAACATTTTTAGTTGTTTTTGGCATAATTCCCATTGATCTCTCACCTGTACCAAACGTATTATTACATATCGCTGTGATGTTTCACGTGATCTTGGGTTATCTACTGTTAGCCGCTTTGGTCACGCGTCTGTCGATATTATTTCAATCAACTGGGCCTGACAAGTTACACTGGAGAAAGAAATTTTACGAAAAATAA
- a CDS encoding winged helix-turn-helix transcriptional regulator: protein MLFVCISVSSVTAAQEGVVYFPLSGITVSPGDPDLISDGMDDENPIIEVTGFDFSKPAFVALFLDLFNIHDIPVWAAEGIALALAVFTGGFAAFLFTRRKLSEDPASRPMQILAFITEHHGCRQSDIITGTGFSRGSVSYNLIRLIRKKKIRKIDGEEAVTYVPAGTKYDEKDLGLVLLTHEKPLKIFTVIAKNPGISQKQIGERTGLPTSTLRWHLSRLEKYQVICMEKDRNLTQYTASQKYADQYGFSGEHEKSDSAKTQSS, encoded by the coding sequence TTGCTGTTTGTTTGTATAAGCGTCAGCTCGGTAACAGCTGCTCAGGAAGGAGTCGTATATTTTCCCCTCTCCGGCATCACCGTCTCCCCAGGAGATCCTGATCTCATCTCAGATGGAATGGATGATGAAAATCCTATTATCGAAGTCACCGGCTTTGACTTCTCCAAACCCGCCTTCGTCGCCCTCTTTCTGGATCTTTTCAACATCCATGATATCCCGGTATGGGCAGCAGAAGGCATTGCCCTTGCCCTTGCAGTTTTTACCGGAGGTTTTGCTGCATTTCTCTTTACCCGCAGAAAACTTTCCGAAGACCCGGCCTCCCGCCCGATGCAGATACTTGCCTTCATCACCGAGCATCACGGATGCCGGCAGTCTGACATCATCACTGGTACCGGTTTTTCCCGCGGCTCTGTTTCGTACAATCTGATACGTCTTATTCGGAAGAAGAAAATCCGAAAAATTGACGGAGAGGAGGCGGTGACCTATGTTCCTGCCGGAACCAAATATGATGAAAAGGATCTTGGTCTGGTACTTCTCACTCATGAAAAGCCGCTGAAAATTTTTACCGTCATTGCCAAAAATCCCGGCATCTCGCAAAAGCAGATTGGCGAACGTACCGGACTTCCAACAAGCACTCTGAGGTGGCATCTATCCCGTCTTGAAAAATATCAGGTGATCTGCATGGAAAAAGATCGAAACCTGACGCAGTACACTGCTTCTCAGAAGTACGCGGATCAGTACGGATTTTCTGGCGAACATGAAAAATCTGATTCTGCAAAAACTCAATCGTCGTGA
- a CDS encoding uracil-xanthine permease family protein — MSFRYNVNDKVPAKEMATSGLMWTICSAAFVIIFANVVAGLYQASPAETVWYAQKLLVITGAAVILQVMFGHKLPVVFGPSAILLTAAVASTDFAPAAFSTALVLCGVLGIVIAQTGLLGLLAKLFTPRVIGTVLTLIPLTLVPTFVSLIANPSQPGSLAGKVIFAFVLLIVIFAANHRLRGFWRATLMLWMLIFGTVAALVCFPGTMLSFGAEGAVPLTEGLLLSPLVAPGVILSVFICYVALIVNDVGSIRGVAAVAKSPASEIKGQLRRGITITGIANILSGGAGVIGGVNYSISTGMIQDTKNASRYPLLIAGVVMIICAAIPQVIALISSIPTVVTGCLLIFIMTSQLSAALGILIDHAESAPFTFDNGVVIGFAVIIAATFSFLPEAAVAAIPAVVRPVLANGFVAGTIAVMVLEHVVFREKKRR, encoded by the coding sequence ATGTCCTTTCGCTACAACGTCAATGACAAAGTCCCCGCAAAAGAGATGGCAACGTCCGGCCTCATGTGGACAATTTGCTCCGCAGCATTTGTCATCATCTTTGCAAACGTTGTAGCAGGACTCTATCAGGCAAGCCCTGCGGAGACCGTCTGGTACGCCCAGAAACTTTTAGTGATCACCGGAGCTGCCGTAATTTTGCAGGTGATGTTCGGCCACAAACTGCCGGTGGTGTTCGGGCCGTCCGCAATTCTTCTGACCGCCGCAGTTGCTTCGACCGACTTTGCGCCCGCGGCATTTTCGACAGCCCTTGTTCTCTGCGGTGTTCTCGGTATTGTGATTGCGCAGACAGGCCTGCTTGGTCTGCTTGCAAAATTGTTCACGCCCAGAGTAATCGGGACAGTGCTGACGCTGATTCCCCTCACGCTCGTGCCGACATTTGTGAGCCTTATCGCAAACCCGAGTCAGCCGGGGAGCCTGGCCGGAAAAGTCATCTTCGCATTTGTTCTGCTGATTGTAATCTTTGCAGCAAATCATCGGCTGAGAGGATTCTGGCGGGCGACGCTGATGCTGTGGATGCTCATCTTTGGAACAGTTGCGGCTCTCGTCTGTTTCCCGGGAACGATGCTTTCCTTTGGAGCGGAAGGGGCTGTTCCCCTGACCGAGGGGCTGCTGCTTTCGCCGCTTGTTGCTCCGGGCGTGATTCTCTCGGTATTCATCTGTTATGTGGCGTTGATTGTGAATGATGTCGGAAGTATCCGCGGCGTTGCGGCGGTGGCAAAGTCGCCGGCGTCGGAGATAAAAGGGCAGCTTCGCCGCGGAATTACGATCACCGGCATTGCAAATATTTTGTCGGGCGGGGCAGGGGTAATCGGCGGAGTAAACTACTCCATCTCGACAGGAATGATTCAGGATACGAAGAATGCGAGCCGGTATCCTCTGCTGATCGCAGGAGTCGTGATGATCATCTGTGCCGCAATTCCGCAGGTGATTGCGTTGATTTCTTCGATTCCAACCGTTGTCACCGGCTGTCTTCTGATCTTTATTATGACGAGTCAGCTCTCTGCGGCTCTGGGTATTCTGATCGATCATGCAGAGTCAGCGCCGTTCACATTTGACAACGGGGTCGTGATCGGATTTGCGGTAATTATTGCGGCGACGTTTTCGTTTCTGCCGGAAGCAGCGGTCGCGGCAATTCCTGCGGTTGTCCGGCCGGTGCTTGCGAACGGATTTGTTGCGGGAACTATTGCGGTGATGGTGCTTGAGCATGTGGTGTTTCGGGAGAAAAAGCGTCGATAG
- a CDS encoding LytS/YhcK type 5TM receptor domain-containing protein, which translates to MDIVILACFLIINLGLAALSGYYLGKTKLLDIEGGKLTGWARNLCGIVIFGVISIIGTLSAIDVNGTILNNRDSGPVSGGLYFGPVIGIGAAAMSALFRVTQGGVTMIPCSLGTFFAGCIAAAAGYYFRDRPSIWLAAVIGVIVVLVHSILVIFLSEGGIEAGWHIVMQTPAAAGYGITVIISIILFSWTYKIAREKTE; encoded by the coding sequence ATGGACATAGTGATTCTTGCCTGTTTTTTAATCATAAACCTCGGTCTTGCGGCATTGTCCGGTTACTACCTTGGGAAGACAAAACTGTTGGATATCGAAGGGGGAAAACTCACCGGATGGGCCCGCAACCTCTGCGGAATTGTAATCTTCGGCGTTATCTCGATCATCGGAACCCTGTCCGCAATCGATGTAAACGGCACGATTCTCAACAACCGTGACAGTGGACCGGTTTCCGGCGGTCTCTACTTCGGACCGGTAATTGGTATCGGGGCAGCAGCAATGAGTGCACTCTTCCGCGTAACGCAAGGCGGCGTTACGATGATCCCCTGCAGTCTTGGAACATTTTTTGCCGGATGTATTGCCGCGGCCGCAGGTTACTACTTCCGTGACCGCCCGTCCATCTGGCTCGCCGCAGTTATCGGTGTGATTGTTGTTCTGGTACACTCGATTCTCGTGATCTTCCTGAGCGAGGGAGGCATTGAAGCAGGATGGCACATCGTCATGCAGACGCCGGCAGCCGCAGGATACGGAATCACTGTGATCATCTCGATTATTCTTTTCTCGTGGACCTACAAAATCGCGAGAGAGAAAACAGAATAA